In Streptomyces sclerotialus, one genomic interval encodes:
- a CDS encoding ABC transporter permease codes for MIRAQALLETKMLLRNGEQLLLTVIIPTLLLVLFSAVDIIDTGAGKSVDFLAPGILSLAVMSTAFTGQAIATGFERRYGVLKRLGASPLPRWALMTAKTCSVLVTEVLQIVLLTVVAFALGWSPHGNPVWVVLLLVLGTAAFSGLGLLMAGTLRAEATLAAANLVFLLLLVGGGVIVPLEKFPGAVQSVLQLLPISALSDGLRDVLQHGAGLPLADLGILAVWTVLGLGAAAEFFRWE; via the coding sequence ATGATCCGCGCACAGGCGCTCCTCGAAACGAAGATGCTGCTGCGCAACGGGGAGCAGCTGCTGCTCACCGTGATCATCCCGACGCTCCTCCTGGTGCTGTTCTCCGCCGTCGACATCATCGACACAGGAGCGGGGAAGTCCGTCGACTTCCTGGCGCCCGGCATCCTCTCGCTCGCCGTGATGTCCACCGCCTTCACCGGCCAGGCCATCGCCACCGGCTTCGAGCGGCGCTACGGGGTGCTCAAGCGGCTCGGCGCCTCGCCGCTCCCCCGCTGGGCCCTGATGACCGCCAAGACCTGCTCCGTGCTGGTCACGGAGGTCCTGCAGATCGTGCTGCTGACCGTGGTCGCCTTCGCGCTCGGCTGGTCCCCGCACGGCAACCCCGTATGGGTCGTCCTGCTGCTGGTCCTCGGTACGGCGGCGTTCTCCGGGCTCGGCCTGCTGATGGCCGGCACGCTCAGGGCCGAGGCCACGCTCGCCGCGGCCAACCTGGTCTTCCTGCTCCTGCTGGTCGGCGGCGGCGTCATCGTGCCGCTGGAGAAGTTCCCCGGCGCGGTGCAGTCCGTGCTCCAGCTGCTGCCGATCTCGGCGCTCTCGGACGGGCTGCGCGACGTCCTCCAGCACGGTGCGGGACTTCCCCTGGCGGACCTCGGCATCCTCGCCGTGTGGACCGTGCTCGGTCTGGGCGCGGCGGCGGAGTTCTTCCGCTGGGAGTGA